The genomic window CCGCTCCTTTAACGCAAGCAGGAGGCTTCTTCTGGCATCACCGGATACCGGCAGTATGATTTCCGACATGCGTCCGTCCCATTCCGAAGGGAACAGCCTGTAGCCGGTGTTTATCTGGCGCGCCACCCTTCCGTGGATGATCTGGAAATAGAGCGTCCCCTCCCTGCCTTCCACGGACGAGGACCTGAATTTGGTTTTGATTGTTGCCATAGTGCAGTCATTTTGAATTAGGATTGTCCACTTGCTTCCTGATTTCCTGTGCCTCCCTGAACAGCCGATGCGCCAGACTGTCCTTGTAGGCCGCCATTTCATGATTACGGATGCGGTTCCTGACCGAGTCCTCAAAAGCGGTCACCAGCCTTTCCACACGCCGGATCTTTTCCTCGTCCCGCTCGATGGTGAAATGCTTCTCCAGGAAGGCGATGTCGGGATCATCCCCCGGCAGGCAGATCCTGATGGCACGGTATTTCAAATCGGCATCCTTCAAAAGCCGGTTCGTGCGGTACTGGTTACAGTTGGTCCAGACGGAAACGACCAGTGCCAGGATCAGTGCTGAAGCTGTCGTTACCACCGCCTTGGATGCGCTTTCCAGACGGTAGGTCACCAGTTTGTGTACCGGTTCCTTTTTCAACAGGACCATTCTCTCATCCAGCCGTCTTACCGTTTCCTTTACCGCCTGGCTGTCCTGCCGCAGGCTGTCCCTTGTCTTTTCCATTTCTCCGGCAAACGTTTCGGCAAACAACGGCCTGCCTTCCGACAACCGGGCGGTATGGCTACGTACCGCTGCTATTTCCGAACTGTTTTTCTCCACTGCGGATTGCAGGCGTTCCAGACGGATTTTCAGTTCCGCAATCCCTTCAGGGGAATTGGTCCGGTTTTCAACTGCGGGGCTTGTGCCTTCCACGGGCAGCGTCTCCACTTTCTTCTCGATCCTTTCAAGGCATCCGTAGATGCCTTCCAGATAGTTTTCCTGTTTCATCTTTCAAAGTTTTTTCGTTATACATATGGTTCACAAACTCCTTCCTTTCCTGCGCTTCTTCTTTCTCCGCAGGCGTTCCGCCTCTTTCTCGTCCTCCGTCGGTGCCACCGACGGCATGAACACGCCACCCGTACCGGTGATTTCGACCAGGTTATCAATAATAGAACCATGACTTTGTTCATGGTACGGTTGCTTTTGGGAAACGTCATTTTCCTGGGACGTGACATGGTTATGCTCCAATGCCGCATCCAGCCTTGACCAGCTGAAACTGCGGTCAATCCCACTTCCCTTGAATGACAGACCGTCCTTTATAAAGCGGATGCCCTGCACTTCATTAGTGTTTCCCTTGTACTTGAATTCCATTTCCACGCCCATTTTTAAGAGCCTATTTTGAAATTCTTTCCATGTATCTGCACTCCTCAAAGCTTCCTTAACCGCACGATATATCTCGTATTTCACCCTCTCGGAAGCGTGCAGCTTTTCCGTTTTAACGGACTGTTTGCCTTCGGAATAGGTGAGTGAATACTTGTCCTTGAGCATTTTTGTCACCCTCTCGTTACGCCTGAAATCGTTGCTGTCGGAAATCACCTTCCCATCGAAGTCCACCCGGTTGAAGACGATGTGGCAGTGCGGGTTGTCCGTCCCGTGATGCCTCACCACGATGAACTGCGTGTTCCGTATCCCCATCAGCTCCAGGTATTCCTCCGCCAGACTTGCCATGAACGCGTCGGTCAGCCTCGGCGTGTCCTCCGGCTTGAAGCTGAGCGCGATGTGCCCCACCGGTTTCGTCACGTCCGGATTCAGCAGGCATTGCCACCGGAAACTTCGCGCCATCTCTTCTGCCGTTCCCAGCAGCACGCCTTCCGAGGCGATGATTTTCGCATCGTCCTTCTGCGTCACGTAACGTATACAGCCGCCGAACGAGCGGCCTTTCCTGATCTTTCCTATCATGAGGCTATCCTCCTTTAGGCCTGTAATCGTCCATGATCCGCTTCAGCTTTCCCAGCAGCCCGTCTATCAGCAGCCTTGTCCTGTAAAAGCCTGCCTGGTGCGAGAGCTTTGTCAGCTGGTTCAGGTTGTTCGCCATTCCCGCCAGGCTGCGCAGCAGCGCATTCTCTTCAGGCGTATGCCTTGCCGTCACGGTGGCCGCCAGTGCCGCCTCCCTGATATAGACCGCCAGACTCCGGCCGGACTTCCCTGCCCTGAACCTGAGAGCCTCGTAGCTGACGGGGGAGAACTTCACTGTCACTCCCCTGGTCAGCTTCCGTGTCCTGCCCAGTGCCGGACGGCCGCGTTTTTTCTTCATCCCATTCATATCCTTTGTCATATGTTTTTTCTTTTTCGTCCGTACTTCTTTCATTCCAGAATCTGCGACCGGCGGGAGCGGATTTGCCCTCCCTGCAACCGCCGGGCGCGGGGGAGCAAGGGTTTTCGGGAATCCGGAAACATACCCTTGCTCCCCCCACAGAAAAAATCCCCCCGCATTTTCCACATTGAAGCGGGTACACAGGGGACGGTGCGTATATCGGGTATACTCCACACCCGGTAACAGGTTGTCAGATTTTTCTCCACTGCTCGATGTCCCCACGGTAGGCGGCAAGATGTTCCCTGGCAAGGTTCTCCAGCAGTCCGGAAACGCTCATGCCACGCCCGCCGAGCCTGCGGACGATGGCGTCCAGTTCGTCCCTCACATCCTCACTGACGAATACCGTCTTACGGTTCCTGATCCTCGGGACGGTGAGGTACGTTTCCCGATACTCCTCCAGCGAGGCCCTGCGCTGCCTGCCGCTCGTACTTCTTCTCACGGGGCCTTCCGGTTCCGGCGGGGTGTCCTTTCTTCCCGCCTCCCCGGACACCCCCTCCACAACAGTCCCAGATGGAATCATCGGTTCCGTCGCGGAAGCGTCCGTACCGGCGGATTCCCCCGGACCGGGTTCCATCATGAGTCTTTCCCACCACTCGTCGTGGCCAAGTCCAGGACTACGGCCGTTCTTTCTGTCTGCGGTTTCGGATGCCGCCGTTTTCTTCCCTTTCGGTTTTTCAGTCGGTTCACTTTTCATTGTACATGGATTTTAGATGGTTGATACTGTGGGCACGGTCTACCCGTTTGCCCGGTTGTCGGAAGCAAATAAAACGATAATAACAAGTGCTGTGAAACGGACGGGTCCGATTGGCGGGATTTGCCGTGTTATTCATATTGTTGGATCGGTCTGACGGTGATGACTTCACAAATATACGTGCCGGAAATTTCCCACTCTTCGGGAACGGATCTGAACGTCTGTCCGCTAAAAGCAAATGAATGTTAAAATCAGATTTGTAAGAGTTTCCGTAATGACATATAGCACATCTTCCCAATGGTTCTTATTTTTGTATAAATCAATAAAAAGTACATCTTATGAAAAGAGAAAGACTCACTTTGATTCCGATTGAATATTTATTTATTGTTTTTGGAAGCACTCAAAAAGGAACTAGCCAAAAATCCAGGAACAACAACATTGACGCATTCTGTAAGAGGCGTGCAATAATTATGATTTTTTCTACCTATGGCTCAGAACCATCGAGGAGAGTTTCTACAAGTTACGCAGTGAAGCGTGCCCCCTATACTCCAAATTGTCGAAACATCTTGTATTTAAACAAACTTTTACTTTTGAAAGCCGGACTGAATGAGAATGTCCATTTACGTTTTTCAGACTTTTGCAAAAGACACCATGTGGAATAGATATGGGAGAGTATTTGTAGTTAATTATCTTCGGTATAGTAAAATATGGATACAAAACAATCACTGTAATAAACAGGGTGAAAAAGCCGTTTTTGGGACAAGCAAAGAGGGAAAGAAAAAGGTTGGTTTAAGATGGATGTTTAATGAAAAATTAACAAAAAACAGGAGCTTTTATACTTTGGCGATGGTCGCTCGGAATGAGGTCAAAACCACAAAAGAGTTGTCGGGAATTATTTGTAATTATTGACAATCAATAAATTAAATATAGACAGGATCCAAACAAGGTACAAACGGACTAAAATTTATCCACTATGAGTTTATATTCTCCTTATCAGAACAACCGTAAAACTTTCAGTTTATCTTATACAAATTTCTATGATGAATTATTATCTTTTTTTTCTATTCTAATAGAAAAATTTTCAGCATTTAGTTTTTCCATGTCACAATACTTATATATATTTGCACGAAATCTAAAATGTTTTAGTTGATATGGCAAATCTAAACAGATTAAAAGTTGTACTCGTAGAACAACAAAAAACAGGGAAATGGTTAGCTGAGCAATTAGGTAAATCTAATTGCACAGTAAGCAAATGGTGCAGTAATTCTATACAACCAGATTTGCAGACCTTAGAAAAAATATCAAAGCTTTTAGGTGTGGACATACGAGAACTGATAACGCCCACAAATCAGGAGAATAGGTAATAAATACCATTATGCCGAATAAATCTCATTTTAATAATGGATTAAGGACATTAGTTCAACAGGCCAGAGATGGCATAGAGCATAGCTCTGCTGTTCATGTCCGTAATTTCGATAAAACATTTCATGCAGTGTACATTCAAGACGCTGTTAAATTTTTAAAGACCGTACCTGATTCCTCGGTTCAGTTGGTTCTGATAGATCCTCCGTACAATTTGGAGCTAGATTATTGGGATTCCTTCCCTAACTATCTTGATTGGGCAAAACAGTGGATTGATGAAATATACCGCATAATGTCAGATAACGGTAATTGCGTAATTTTTGGTGGCTTTCAATTTCAAGATTTAAAACAAGGCGACCTGTTAGAAATTCTATATTATATCAGACATAATACCAATTTGAGACTAATAAATCTCATAATATGGTATTATAAAAATGGGATGAGTGCACATAGATATTTTGCCAACAGGCATGAAGAAGCGATTTGGCTATCTAAGACTAAAAAATATTATTTTGACTTAGATTCAGTTCGAGTTCCGTATAGTGAGGAAGCCAAAAAAGCCGCATTAAAGGATAAAAGACTTAGACCTGAAAATATTGAAAAGGGTAAAAATCCAACAAATGTTTGGGAAATAGGACGATTAAATGGCAATTCTACGGAACGAGTGGGGCATCCTACTCAGAAACCTACAGAAATAATTAGACGACTGGTTAAGGCTTTATCTTATGAGGGTTCTCTTGTTTTGGATTTTTTTGCTGGCTCAGGGACCACAGGGAGGGTATGTATTGAAGAAAATCGCCATTCAATTATGGTGGATTCTGATAATTCATTGAAAAGATATTTTGAAATGCACCGAAAGAAAATGTCTGGAACCTCTTTTAAACCATACGAAATTTGCGAAAATATAGAAATAGAGAAATTTCTTGAAAAAGTAAACAAAGAGGAAACCTACACTAAATAGAATAATATTTAACAATAATAATATGGCAAAGAAAAATCAATCAACAAGATTAACTCTTCAGCACAAAGAAAGTCATGGCGTTGAAGGTATCTTCGGCGAAGAAGCCAAATTGCATGATTTGACAGTTGGGGAAATTTCTCATCATGTCATTGCTAAACTAACAGAAGATTATCCTCAGTTGACATTTCGATATAGACAAAGTATAGAAAAAAAAGAAATCAATGAGGCATTACAAAAGGTTGACCCAAATCTTGGACAAACCTTATTTGTAGAAAATGCAAGCATCATTCCTGATGGTGGAATAATAGAGGTAAAAGACGATAACGAAAATTGGAGAGTTGTATTAGTGTCAGAAGCTAAACATCAGGGAAAGGATATAGAAAATATTAGAAAAGGTGAGCTGGTCGGAAAGAATAAAGACCAAGATTTAATGGCAGCTGGAAATGCGATAGAACGTTCTCACAAGAATATTTCCGAAATTGCCAACTTTATGTTAGCGGAATCTCATTTCCCATATGTTTTGTTTCTTGAAGGTTCTAATTTTTTGACTGAGACTATAAAAGTAACAAGACCTGACGGACGAGTAGTTACTCTTGAATATAATTCAGGGATGCTTAACAGATTAGACAGATTAACGGCTGCA from Parabacteroides distasonis ATCC 8503 includes these protein-coding regions:
- a CDS encoding relaxase/mobilization nuclease domain-containing protein — protein: MIGKIRKGRSFGGCIRYVTQKDDAKIIASEGVLLGTAEEMARSFRWQCLLNPDVTKPVGHIALSFKPEDTPRLTDAFMASLAEEYLELMGIRNTQFIVVRHHGTDNPHCHIVFNRVDFDGKVISDSNDFRRNERVTKMLKDKYSLTYSEGKQSVKTEKLHASERVKYEIYRAVKEALRSADTWKEFQNRLLKMGVEMEFKYKGNTNEVQGIRFIKDGLSFKGSGIDRSFSWSRLDAALEHNHVTSQENDVSQKQPYHEQSHGSIIDNLVEITGTGGVFMPSVAPTEDEKEAERLRRKKKRRKGRSL
- a CDS encoding helix-turn-helix domain-containing protein codes for the protein MANLNRLKVVLVEQQKTGKWLAEQLGKSNCTVSKWCSNSIQPDLQTLEKISKLLGVDIRELITPTNQENR
- a CDS encoding DNA-methyltransferase, which gives rise to MPNKSHFNNGLRTLVQQARDGIEHSSAVHVRNFDKTFHAVYIQDAVKFLKTVPDSSVQLVLIDPPYNLELDYWDSFPNYLDWAKQWIDEIYRIMSDNGNCVIFGGFQFQDLKQGDLLEILYYIRHNTNLRLINLIIWYYKNGMSAHRYFANRHEEAIWLSKTKKYYFDLDSVRVPYSEEAKKAALKDKRLRPENIEKGKNPTNVWEIGRLNGNSTERVGHPTQKPTEIIRRLVKALSYEGSLVLDFFAGSGTTGRVCIEENRHSIMVDSDNSLKRYFEMHRKKMSGTSFKPYEICENIEIEKFLEKVNKEETYTK
- a CDS encoding EcoRI family type II restriction endonuclease, yielding MAKKNQSTRLTLQHKESHGVEGIFGEEAKLHDLTVGEISHHVIAKLTEDYPQLTFRYRQSIEKKEINEALQKVDPNLGQTLFVENASIIPDGGIIEVKDDNENWRVVLVSEAKHQGKDIENIRKGELVGKNKDQDLMAAGNAIERSHKNISEIANFMLAESHFPYVLFLEGSNFLTETIKVTRPDGRVVTLEYNSGMLNRLDRLTAANYGMPINTNLCKNMFVKHKDKTIMLQATSIYTQGDGGSWNKSKMFDIMLEISKTSLQILGSDLFKQLTKK
- a CDS encoding plasmid mobilization protein, with the protein product MTKDMNGMKKKRGRPALGRTRKLTRGVTVKFSPVSYEALRFRAGKSGRSLAVYIREAALAATVTARHTPEENALLRSLAGMANNLNQLTKLSHQAGFYRTRLLIDGLLGKLKRIMDDYRPKGG
- a CDS encoding DUF3408 domain-containing protein, producing the protein MKSEPTEKPKGKKTAASETADRKNGRSPGLGHDEWWERLMMEPGPGESAGTDASATEPMIPSGTVVEGVSGEAGRKDTPPEPEGPVRRSTSGRQRRASLEEYRETYLTVPRIRNRKTVFVSEDVRDELDAIVRRLGGRGMSVSGLLENLAREHLAAYRGDIEQWRKI